Proteins encoded in a region of the Phoenix dactylifera cultivar Barhee BC4 chromosome 3, palm_55x_up_171113_PBpolish2nd_filt_p, whole genome shotgun sequence genome:
- the LOC103722974 gene encoding COP9 signalosome complex subunit 2-like isoform X2: MGSGLVVTDPEGALAGFAEVVHMEPEQAEWEFKALKQTVKLYYRLGGYKEMMEAYSVMLMYIKSAVTRNYSEKCINNIMDFVSGSASQNLSLLQEFYQTTLKALEERLWFKMNLKLCKIWFDMGEYGWMSMLLKELHKSCQKEDGTDDQKKGTQLLEVYAIEIQMYTETKNNEKLKVLPLRSGPTQV; encoded by the exons GTTTAGTAGTAACAGATCCAGAGGGAGCACTTGCTGGTTTTGCTGAAGTAGTTCACATGGAACCTGAGCAAGCAGAATG GGAATTCAAAGCTCTAAAGCAGACTGTTAAGCTCTACTATCGACTGGGGGGGTATAAAGAGATGATGGAAGCATACAGCGTGATGTTGATGTACATCAAATCAGCTGTTACACGTAACTACAGTGAAAAATGCATAAACAACATAATGGATTTTGTTTCTGGCTCAGCAAGCCAGAATTTGAGTCTTCTACAGGAGTTCTATCAGACTACATTGAAGGCTCTTGAAGAG AGATTATGGTTTAAGATGAATCTGAAACTTTGCAAGATTTGGTTTGATATGGGTGAATATGGATGGATGAGCATG TTATTGAAAGAACTTCACAAATCTTGTCAAAAAGAGGATGGCACTGATGATCAGAAGAAAGGAACTCAGCTTCTGGAAGTCTATGCTATTGAGATTCAGATGTACACTGAAACAAAAAACAATGAAAAACTCAAG GTGTTGCCACTAAGATCTGGCCCGACCCAGGTGTAG
- the LOC103722973 gene encoding ABC transporter G family member 20-like, with protein sequence MEEAEDIARSGLFVHHSRPSYALGERVGESTDRSPPHRVLELGDRGSSPSGGNLRPCPLPYFILSFTDLTYSVKNPRKVSFFPPFLRGNRLATDLVTAGEGPEAFSRTKTLLDSISGEAREGEILAVLGASGSGKSTLIDALANRIGRESLKGSITLNGENLDGRLLKVISAYVMQEDLLFPMLTVEETLMFSAEFRLPRTLSAAQKRARVQALIDQLGLQQAANTIIGDEGHRGVSGGERRRVSIGIDIVHDPIVLFLDEPTSGLDSTSAFMVVKVLQRIAHGGSIVIMSIHQPSYRILGLLDRLIFLARGQTVYSGPPDGLPSFFSDFGHPIPENGQNATEFALDLIRELESTPAGARSLVEFNKSRQAANSSIAAAATEKPSLSLKDAISASISRGKLVSGATNGTDPASSVPTFANPFWIEMAVLTKRSATNTRRMPELFGIRLGAVMLTGFISATIFWRLDNSPKGVQERLGFFAIAMSTMFYTCADALPVFLQERYIFMRETAYNAYRRSSYVLSNAIVGFPPLVVLSIAFALTTFFAVGLAGGAAGFFFFFLIILASFWAGSGFVTFLSGVISHVIVGYIVVMAILAYFLIFSGFFINRDRIPDYWIWFHYLSLVMYPYEAVLQNEFDDPTKCFVRGVQIFDNTPAGSLPTATKLNVLKAMSNALGANLTGNTCITTGPDILKQQGITDISKWNCLWVTVAWGFFFRALFYFTLLVGSKNKRR encoded by the coding sequence ATGGAAGAAGCCGAGGACATCGCCCGCAGCGGGCTCTTCGTCCACCACTCCCGCCCCTCCTACGCCCTGGGCGAGCGCGTCGGCGAGAGCACCGACCGCTCCCCTCCCCACCGCGTGCTCGAGCTTGGCGACAGGGGAAGCTCTCCCAGCGGCGGTAACCTCAGGCCCTGTCCCCTCCCCTACTTCATCCTCTCCTTCACCGACCTCACTTACAGCGTCAAGAACCCCAGGAAGGTCTccttcttccctccgttcctccgCGGGAACCGCCTCGCCACGGACCTGGTCACTGCTGGCGAGGGACCCGAGGCCTTCTCCCGGACCAAGACTCTCCTAGACTCGATCTCCGGCGAGGCAAGAGAGGGGGAGATCTTGGCCGTCCTGGGGGCGAGCGGGTCCGGCAAGTCTACCCTCATCGACGCTCTGGCAAACAGGATCGGCAGGGAGAGCTTGAAAGGCTCTATCACTCTCAACGGAGAAAACCTCGACGGCCGGCTTTTGAAGGTGATATCGGCCTACGTGATGCAAGAAGACCTCCTGTTCCCGATGCTGACGGTGGAGGAGACGTTGATGTTCTCGGCGGAGTTCCGGCTGCCACGCACGCTCTCCGCTGCCCAGAAGCGGGCGCGGGTGCAGGCGCTCATCGACCAGCTAGGCCTCCAGCAGGCGGCCAACACCATCATCGGCGACGAAGGCCACCGCGGCGTCTCCGGCGGGGAGCGCCGCCGTGTATCCATCGGCATAGACATCGTCCACGACCCTATCGTCCTCTTCCTCGACGAGCCCACCTCCGGCCTCGACTCCACCAGCGCGTTCATGGTCGTCAAAGTCCTCCAACGCATCGCCCACGGTGGCAGCATCGTCATCATGTCCATCCACCAGCCCAGCTACCGCATCCTTGGCCTTCTCGACCGCCTGATCTTTCTCGCCCGTGGCCAGACCGTCTACAGTGGGCCCCCCGACGGGctcccctccttcttctccgACTTCGGCCACCCGATACCGGAGAACGGCCAAAACGCGACCGAGTTCGCCCTCGACCTCATCCGCGAGCTTGAAAGCACCCCCGCCGGCGCCAGGTCCCTCGTCGAGTTCAACAAATCCCGGCAAGCTGCGAATTCTTCCatagccgccgccgccaccgagAAGCCGTCGCTCTCCCTGAAAGATGCCATCAGCGCCAGCATCTCACGTGGCAAGCTCGTCTCCGGCGCCACCAACGGCACCGACCCGGCCTCGTCCGTGCCGACGTTCGCCAACCCGTTCTGGATCGAGATGGCGGTGCTGACCAAGCGGTCGGCCACCAACACCCGTCGCATGCCGGAATTATTCGGCATCAGACTCGGCGCTGTGATGCTGACCGGATTCATTTCGGCCACCATCTTCTGGCGGCTCGACAACTCCCCAAAGGGAGTGCAAGAACGTCTCGGCTTCTTCGCCATCGCCATGTCGACCATGTTCTACACCTGCGCCGACGCGCTCCCCGTCTTCCTCCAAGAACGCTACATCTTCATGCGAGAGACGGCGTATAATGCCTATCGCCGCTCGTCCTACGTCCTCTCCAACGCCATCGTCGGCTTCCCGCCACTGGTCGTCCTCTCCATCGCCTTCGCCCTCACCACATTCTTCGCAGTCGGGCTTGCAGGCGGTGCAGCagggttcttcttcttcttcttgataaTTTTAGCTTCCTTCTGGGCCGGGAGTGGCTTCGTGACGTTTCTCTCCGGCGTCATATCGCACGTCATCGTCGGATACATTGTGGTGATGGCCATTCTGGCCTACTTCCTTATCTTCAGTGGCTTCTTTATAAACCGAGACCGGATTCCGGACTACTGGATTTGGTTCCACTATCTATCCTTAGTGATGTATCCCTATGAAGCAGTGCTGCAGAATGAGTTTGATGATCCGACGAAGTGTTTCGTTAGAGGAGTTCAGATCTTCGACAACACGCCGGCGGGGAGCTTGCCGACGGCCACGAAACTGAACGTCCTGAAGGCTATGAGCAACGCTCTGGGAGCGAACTTGACCGGCAATACATGCATCACGACGGGCCCCGATATATTGAAGCAGCAGGGGATTACTGATATCAGTAAGTGGAACTGTCTGTGGGTAACCGTAGCCTGGGGGTTCTTCTTTAGAGCGCTCTTCTACTTCACACTGCTTGTGGGGAGCAAAAACAAGAGGAGGTAG